A portion of the Clostridia bacterium genome contains these proteins:
- a CDS encoding TIGR02678 family protein, giving the protein MAPDDSFDDIAKEAMTDLMEQWWILRDREPEKYRMVRDRETALAAYALDKLGFRLVVHRYFARLEKIPAEPEASMGILDFKHPRDYAIFACLLAYLDRRAVEEQFLLSEVCEDLRATCPTEIGLDWVNYEHRKSLVRVLTFAQETGIIQPVEGDVERFSFSADTEVLYDVTVVSRYFMRPYPKDLSEFRTMRELLAAAWGETEGDRESTASRRRRIYRELFLCPVMYGHGSQDPDILYLRNYRNRIREDIEAHTDFRLELYRTCAMLVLSERKIRYTAYPDTKGISDISLQLATVVREALSAGELQRQPEETIRLTPVDFERLVMVCKSRYGPGWGVQHREAKLSEVARELEAFLIEWRFARKDPESGMILLMPALGRVTGEYPAEFEEKLTAADRAAKEW; this is encoded by the coding sequence ATGGCGCCTGACGACTCTTTCGATGATATTGCCAAAGAAGCTATGACAGACCTCATGGAGCAATGGTGGATCTTGAGAGACAGAGAGCCTGAGAAGTACCGGATGGTCCGAGATCGTGAAACGGCCCTCGCGGCCTACGCCCTCGACAAGCTCGGCTTTAGGCTCGTCGTGCACCGATACTTCGCCAGGCTCGAGAAGATCCCGGCCGAGCCCGAGGCCTCCATGGGCATCCTGGACTTCAAGCATCCCAGGGACTATGCCATTTTCGCCTGCCTTCTCGCCTATCTGGACCGGAGAGCGGTCGAGGAGCAGTTCCTTCTGAGCGAGGTATGCGAGGATCTCAGGGCGACGTGCCCTACTGAGATAGGTCTTGACTGGGTCAACTACGAGCACAGGAAGTCCCTGGTTAGGGTGCTCACGTTCGCCCAGGAAACAGGCATCATCCAGCCGGTCGAGGGAGACGTGGAGCGGTTCAGCTTCTCTGCCGATACTGAGGTCCTCTACGATGTGACTGTCGTGTCCAGATACTTCATGCGACCCTACCCGAAGGACCTATCGGAGTTCAGGACCATGCGCGAACTCCTCGCGGCAGCCTGGGGCGAGACGGAAGGCGACCGGGAGAGCACCGCTTCTCGGCGGCGCCGGATCTACCGGGAGCTTTTTCTATGCCCTGTGATGTACGGACACGGGAGCCAGGACCCGGACATCCTGTATCTCCGCAACTACCGGAACCGCATCCGGGAAGATATCGAGGCTCACACCGATTTCAGGCTCGAGCTATACCGAACCTGCGCGATGCTGGTCCTTTCAGAGCGAAAGATTAGATACACCGCGTATCCCGACACCAAGGGCATTTCCGACATTTCTCTGCAGCTGGCGACGGTTGTGCGCGAGGCGCTCTCCGCAGGCGAACTCCAGAGGCAGCCAGAGGAGACTATCAGGCTCACCCCGGTAGATTTCGAGCGGCTCGTAATGGTCTGCAAGTCTAGATACGGACCTGGCTGGGGCGTTCAGCATCGGGAGGCGAAACTCTCGGAAGTAGCCCGGGAGCTTGAAGCGTTCCTGATCGAGTGGAGGTTCGCGCGCAAGGATCCAGAATCCGGGATGATCCTGCTCATGCCCGCGCTCGGGCGGGTGACTGGGGAGTATCCAGCCGAATTCGAAGAAAAGCTCACAGCCGCCGATCGGGCCGCGAAGGAGTGGTGA
- a CDS encoding TIGR02677 family protein: MDDRLLKPITEVTYLTTENAWRYRAILRYFYIQHERLRYYLLPDEVLDNLRESPHFQGYTEDLLVRDLDQLVEWKNLIPRQETGRVASIEQFRKKRFRYQCAPYTVEIERMVRSLEQMGESFGGSLERTLVQRMLESLEMLVGPERDPSNTRSSEEVSQIWDETFGHFQRLTQNATDYLAHLKSEKVEGLMKTEAFLVYKDALTEYLRDFMSSLQRTSAKIDAVLRSTPDDVVKRLASQVADHQLSIPRLDARPSKSDLEATLLGKWQGLKDWFLGAGGRESDLSYLQNETNETIRRITRFAQRLGERSQSIRSRYNDYLYLARWFAGLDSIEEAHKLSACVFGVPNTRRFVSDFPASEDMYAEIWDLPPSVVAIKPRTRHYHERTKPSAIVSQEREKQEMLEAHLRDRATERRLIEEMIAGGRIALAELGRVDPNIRRVLLAWIDRCMLSSDLCAKTETGRRVELRLVDNTRICLESDDGILEMPNYEFLVASSGPGGKNGA; the protein is encoded by the coding sequence ATGGACGATAGATTACTGAAACCGATCACTGAGGTCACTTACCTGACTACCGAGAATGCCTGGCGCTACCGCGCCATTCTCCGTTACTTCTACATCCAACATGAACGGCTCAGGTACTACCTCCTTCCTGATGAGGTGCTGGACAATCTGAGAGAGAGCCCGCATTTCCAGGGCTATACTGAAGACCTGCTCGTGCGAGACCTCGATCAGCTCGTGGAGTGGAAGAACCTGATACCCCGTCAGGAGACGGGCAGGGTCGCCAGCATCGAGCAGTTCAGGAAGAAAAGGTTCAGGTATCAATGCGCGCCCTACACCGTCGAGATCGAGAGGATGGTGCGCAGTCTCGAACAGATGGGTGAATCCTTCGGGGGATCACTCGAAAGAACCCTCGTCCAGCGGATGCTGGAATCTCTCGAAATGCTCGTTGGGCCCGAGCGGGATCCGAGCAACACGCGATCTAGCGAGGAGGTCAGCCAGATCTGGGACGAGACCTTCGGGCATTTCCAAAGGCTGACCCAGAACGCCACCGACTATCTCGCGCATCTGAAGAGCGAGAAGGTAGAGGGGCTCATGAAGACCGAGGCGTTCCTCGTCTACAAGGATGCGCTCACTGAGTATCTCCGCGACTTCATGTCCTCCTTGCAGCGGACCTCCGCCAAGATAGATGCAGTGCTCCGCAGCACGCCGGATGACGTCGTCAAGCGTCTTGCGAGCCAGGTCGCCGACCATCAGCTCAGCATCCCGAGGCTGGACGCGCGCCCATCCAAATCCGATCTGGAGGCCACTCTGCTCGGGAAGTGGCAAGGGCTGAAGGATTGGTTTCTGGGCGCCGGGGGCCGTGAAAGCGACCTGTCTTACCTTCAGAACGAGACCAATGAGACAATCCGCAGGATAACCAGGTTCGCTCAGAGGCTGGGCGAAAGGAGCCAGAGCATCCGCAGTCGGTACAACGATTATCTGTATCTGGCTCGCTGGTTTGCAGGGCTCGACAGTATAGAAGAGGCGCACAAGCTTTCAGCCTGCGTCTTCGGGGTTCCAAATACCCGGCGCTTCGTCTCGGACTTCCCGGCCTCGGAGGACATGTATGCAGAGATATGGGACCTGCCCCCGTCTGTTGTTGCGATAAAGCCCAGGACCAGGCATTATCACGAACGGACAAAGCCGAGCGCGATCGTGAGCCAGGAACGCGAAAAGCAGGAGATGCTTGAAGCGCATCTTCGCGATAGGGCCACAGAGCGGCGTCTGATTGAAGAGATGATCGCTGGCGGCAGGATCGCTCTGGCAGAGTTAGGCCGAGTGGACCCGAATATACGAAGGGTCCTCCTGGCCTGGATCGATAGGTGCATGCTCAGCTCGGATCTGTGTGCGAAGACAGAGACCGGCCGCAGGGTAGAGCTGAGGCTGGTGGATAACACGAGGATATGCCTTGAATCCGACGATGGGATCTTGGAGATGCCCAATTACGAATTCCTGGTGGCGTCCTCTGGACCTGGAGGTAAGAATGGCGCCTGA
- a CDS encoding HEPN domain-containing protein — MGFRMPRARERGKMLDIALQQFLATLPATDVERVIQFGSHARGSLRSSSDDDALRWLRQAEHDLDDAHFVITGNRHGLACFLSQQSAEKGVKAFLFACGAEAVWGHSVAELCRDAAELDGTFEPIIPLGASLDKYYIPTRCPDSLPGGIPAEAFDIWDAEKAVKTTQTILSHVRKRMRDLQPNERE; from the coding sequence GTGGGCTTTCGGATGCCGCGTGCACGAGAGAGAGGAAAGATGCTAGACATTGCTCTTCAGCAGTTTCTAGCTACTCTCCCCGCGACTGATGTGGAGCGAGTGATCCAGTTTGGATCCCATGCCCGCGGCTCGCTACGATCCAGCAGTGATGATGATGCCCTTCGTTGGTTACGACAAGCCGAGCATGATCTCGACGATGCGCATTTCGTCATAACAGGGAATCGACATGGACTCGCTTGTTTCCTAAGCCAGCAATCGGCGGAGAAGGGGGTCAAGGCGTTCCTATTCGCTTGTGGAGCGGAAGCAGTGTGGGGCCATTCTGTAGCTGAACTCTGTAGAGACGCTGCGGAGCTCGACGGGACGTTTGAACCCATAATCCCCCTCGGCGCCAGTCTCGACAAATACTACATTCCTACTCGTTGCCCCGATAGTCTACCAGGAGGCATTCCAGCAGAGGCCTTCGATATCTGGGATGCAGAGAAGGCAGTCAAGACAACTCAGACCATCCTCTCACACGTTCGAAAGCGGATGCGGGATTTGCAGCCGAACGAGCGCGAATAG
- a CDS encoding GNAT family N-acetyltransferase, translated as MQCGPPEEHFELLRGSDYVVLALADDGLNADVDRVVGFITAVSDGVLAAYIPLLEVLPDYRGQGIGTELVRRLLHKVRNLYMVDVMCDPDVQPFYARLGMQPSAGMIIRRMG; from the coding sequence TTGCAGTGCGGGCCGCCTGAGGAGCATTTTGAGCTGCTGCGGGGAAGCGATTACGTGGTGTTGGCGCTGGCCGACGACGGTCTGAATGCCGACGTCGACCGGGTGGTAGGTTTCATCACCGCCGTCAGCGATGGGGTTCTGGCTGCCTACATCCCATTGCTTGAGGTGCTTCCCGACTACCGTGGGCAGGGCATAGGGACTGAGCTGGTTAGGCGCCTTCTCCACAAGGTGAGGAACCTCTACATGGTGGACGTAATGTGCGATCCGGATGTGCAGCCGTTCTACGCGCGTTTGGGAATGCAGCCATCGGCGGGGATGATAATAAGGAGAATGGGCTAG